From Desulfosalsimonas propionicica:
GGCAGGCATTTAAAGAACAGCTGGCCCGAACCACGACTCATCGGTATGGATTTATCCCGGCAGAGGCCAGTCCGATCACAATGATCACCCACATGTTCTTACACGGCAGCTTCGGCCACCTCTTGGGCAATATGATCTTTTTATGGCTGGTGGGCTGCATCCTGGAAGTCGGATGCGGGAGACATTGGTATACAGCCTGGTATATCATCGGCGGCATCGGGGCGGTGAGCCTCTTCTGGGTGGTCAACGCCGACAGTTCCCAGCCCCTGATCGGGGCATCCGGGGCTATCTCGGGGCTCATGGGCCTGATGACCGTGCTTTACGGGTTCAAGAAAATCAAGGTCTTTTTATCCCTCGGCTTTTACTTCAATTATTTCAAGATGTGGGGCATCCTGCTGCTGCCCGTCTGGATAGGAAAGGAACTGTATTCCTGGGCCATGTACAACGATGTCACCAACGTGGCCTTTATGGCCCATGCCGGGGGTCTTGCGGTCGGGGCGGTTTTGGGCGTGGTCAATTTGCACGTGATCGGACTTTACGATAAGACGGTCTTCGAAGAAGCGCCGGAAGATACGGACAGTCCCTTGTTAGACTGCGCCCTGCAGGCGATCGAGGACATCGATTTCGACAACGCCCGCCGGTACCTAAACGATTTTTTAAATCGCCAGCCTCGTCATGTCGCCGCCCTGACCCACCTGTTTAACATCGAAAAACTCGACCCTGACCATGATCGGTTCCATGACGCTGCCCGGCGCCTTTTGAGCGAACTGGCCAGCCGCCCCGACTCCCATGAAAAGGCCAAAAAAATATACGCCGAAT
This genomic window contains:
- a CDS encoding rhomboid family intramembrane serine protease, which produces MIIPITGKISLKNPPIITISLILINCLVFFIFQFNDTKEAEKAIHYYYQSGLAEIETRHYIAYAEAGAFDEAKQYDIEIPADPDAALNARQINYVLGVMQTDAEFMADLEAEKIISPGDPEYADWKKQRQAFKEQLARTTTHRYGFIPAEASPITMITHMFLHGSFGHLLGNMIFLWLVGCILEVGCGRHWYTAWYIIGGIGAVSLFWVVNADSSQPLIGASGAISGLMGLMTVLYGFKKIKVFLSLGFYFNYFKMWGILLLPVWIGKELYSWAMYNDVTNVAFMAHAGGLAVGAVLGVVNLHVIGLYDKTVFEEAPEDTDSPLLDCALQAIEDIDFDNARRYLNDFLNRQPRHVAALTHLFNIEKLDPDHDRFHDAARRLLSELASRPDSHEKAKKIYAEYQSLTARPKLPPEMFLKISSLLLSTGEIETAEKMLRFLMKKRPQLAGLAPALLRLATAFRENGDTEKSNACADMIRTRFPASPEANIVSTW